One Brassica napus cultivar Da-Ae chromosome C2, Da-Ae, whole genome shotgun sequence DNA window includes the following coding sequences:
- the LOC106382615 gene encoding sterol 3-beta-glucosyltransferase: MEEPESRKPIALFMAFGTKGDVYPLAAIAAALARDQPNYSVFLISHLAHQNLSSHLFKANVSYVPITSPPAQSSEALGTQNDSARKLFLEEKEMIKREHRQECRSAFGRIFGEGPCMDGDLVVINFFALEGWSLAELYQIRCVVAAPYVVPYSPPSGFERQFRKELPELYKYLKEAPIGKVSWSEVTHWMWPLFTEEWGSWRSEELNLSCYPFADPVTDLPIWHIRPPSPLVLYGFSKEIVECPDYWPLSVRVCGFWFLPNEWQFSCNKCGDNHPSAERLGTDDSHTCSNHTELYTFVSSLEPSLPIFVGLSSIGSMGFMKNPLAFLRILESVIQITGYRFIILTAGYEPLEVAICTIAQEPVKRSLQEGVSIFNGKLFCFSGQVPYNWLFRRCAAAIHHGGSGSTAAALHAGIPQIICPFMMDQFYWAEKMTWLGVAPQPLKRNHLLPESNDESIMEAAQVVAKAVYDALSSKTRDSAMEIAEILSLEDGVSEAVRVLREEVCKVSGGNQM, from the exons ATGGAGGAACCAGAGAGCAGGAAACCCATAGCTCTCTTCATGGCTTTCGGCACCAAAGGCGATGTCTACCCTCTCGCt gCCATTGCCGCAGCTTTGGCTCGTGATCAGCCTAACTACTCTGTGTTCTTGATTTCACATTTGGCTCATCAG AACCTAAGCTCACACTTGTTCAAAGCAAACGTTTCCTATGTTCCTATCACTTCTCCTCCTGCTCAGTCTAGTGAAGCTCTGGGCACTCAGAACG ACTCAGCTAGGAAACTCTTTTTGGAGGAGAAGGAAATGATCAAAAGGGAACACAGGCAAGAGTGTCGTTCTGCATTTGGAAGAATCTTTGGAGAGGGTCCTTGTATGGATGGTGATCTCGTTGTCATAAACTTCTTTGCATTG GAAGGATGGAGCCTTGCTGAGCTTTATCAGATCCGTTGTGTGGTGGCTGCTCCTTATGTTGTTCCCTATAG TCCACCATCAGGCTTTGAAAGACAGTTTAGGAAGGAACTTCCCGAGTTGTACAAGTACTTGAAAGAAGCCCCCATCGGAAAG GTTAGCTGGAGTGAGGTAACTCATTGGATGTGGCCTCTCTTTACTGAAGAATGGGGATCTTGGCGATCCGAGGAACTCAACCTAAGCTGTTACCCTTTTGCA GATCCGGTAACAGACCTTCCAATTTGGCATATCCGGCCACCATCTCCACTAGTCTT GTATGGTTTCAGCAAAGAAATTGTAGAATGCCCTG ATTACTGGCCATTGAGTGTTCGAGTGTGTGGCTTTTGGTTTTTACCCAACGAGTGGCAGTTTTCATGCAACAAATGTGGAGACAACCACCCCTCTGCAGAGCGCCTGGGCACAGACGATTCCCATACATGCTCAAACCACACTGAGCTGTATACTTTCGTGTCGTCTTTAGAGCCATCTCTTCCTATTTTTGTAGGGTTGAGTTCTATTGGAAG CATGGGTTTTATGAAGAATCCCCTGGCTTTTCTTCGGATTCTCGAGTCTGTTATCCAGATTACAGGCTACAGATTCATCATTCTCACAGCGGGTTATGAACCTTTAGAAGTTGCAATTTGCACCATTGCTCAGGAACCAGTGAAAAGATCTTTACAGGAGGGAGTCTCTATCTTCAACGGCAAGCTTTTCTGTTTCTCTGG TCAGGTTCCATACAACTGGCTGTTTAGAAGATGTGCTGCTGCAATTCATCATGGTGGCAG TGGTTCTACAGCTGCAGCTTTACACGCTGGAATCCCACAG ATTATATGCCCATTTATGATGGATCAGTTCTATTGGGCGGAGAAGATGACTTGGCTTGGGGTTGCTCCACAACCATTGAAAAGGAACCACTTGCTCCCTGAATCAAATGATGAGAGCATCATGGAAGCTGCACAAGTGGTAGCAAAAGCCGTATATGATGCACTGTCTTCAAAAACTAGAGATAGTGCCATGGAAATAGCTGAAATATTGTCTCTTGAG GATGGAGTCTCAGAAGCTGTGAGGGTGCTTAGAGAAGAGGTGTGTAAAGTTTCAGGCGGCAACCAAATGTAG
- the LOC106380060 gene encoding cytochrome P450 71A14 produces MEIILISLCVATFLALLFLKPLLTRITTTKVKLPPSPWRLPVIGNLHQLSLHPHRSLHSLSLRYGPLMLLHFGCVPVLVVSSAEVAHDVMKTHDIKFSNRPRTKTVNKLLNGREIAFSPYGEYWRQAKSICVMNLLTIKTIQSFENIRAEEINTMMEKLEKASSLSSPINLSELFTTLTNDVIRRIVLGRKYGSERGCYISQDIVRRFMELMGAFPLGDFIPVLSWIDRIRGLDKKVEEVYNEFDVFLEKLVQEHEDADEDGSDFLYILLSLQRDKTKPIELDRSDLKLILLDMLFGASVTTFTLLEWTMTELMRHHECMKKLKDEIRSVSAHNGYVTEKEVEKMKYLNLVIKEVLRLHPPVPTIPRLLSEDVQLHGYDIAAGTQVLINAWAIQRDNAAWGPDAEEFRPERHLDLLVDFQGQNFKYIPFGSGRRRCPGIRFALALVEVTLANLVKRFDWRVEVGTMGDNKPDLAEAIGLDVCRKFPLVVCPSCV; encoded by the exons ATGGAAATTATATTAATCTCTCTTTGCGTAGCCACCTTCTTAGCCTTACTCTTCCTAAAACCACTCCTCACGCGAATCACGACTACAAAAGTTAAGCTGCCACCATCTCCGTGGCGACTTCCGGTGATCGGAAACCTCCACCAGCTCAGCCTCCACCCTCACCGCTCTCTCCATTCCCTGAGCCTTCGCTATGGACCGCTCATGCTCCTTCACTTCGGTTGCGTCCCTGTCCTCGTAGTTTCGTCGGCTGAAGTAGCCCACGACGTGATGAAAACACACGATATAAAGTTTTCTAATCGTCCAAGAACCAAAACGGTCAATAAACTTCTCAATGGGAGAGAAATAGCCTTTTCCCCCTATGGAGAATATTGGAGACAGGCTAAg AGTATCTGCGTTATGAATCTCCTTACCATCAAAACGATTCAATCCTTCGAGAATATAAGAGCAGAGGAGATCAATACGATGATGGAAAAGCTTGAGAAAGCGAGTTCTTTGTCTTCACCTATAAATCTAAGCGAACTCTTCACGACTCTTACAAATGATGTGATAAGAAGAATTGTCTTAGGAAGAAAATATGGAAGCGAGAGAGGTTGTTATATTTCACAGGACATTGTGAGAAGATTCATGGAGCTCATGGGTGCTTTCCCTCTCGGCGATTTCATACCAGTTTTGTCGTGGATCGACAGAATCCGAGGTTTGGATAAGAAAGTAGAGGAAGTGTATAACGAGTTTGATGTTTTCTTGGAGAAACTGGTCCAAGAACATGAAGATGCAGATGAAGATGGGTCagattttctatatatattgttatcACTTCAAAGAGATAAGACAAAACCAATTGAGCTAGACAGAAGCGACCTAAAACTCATTCTATTG GATATGTTGTTTGGAGCATCAGTGACAACTTTCACACTATTAGAATGGACAATGACAGAGCTTATGAGACATCATGAATGTATGAAAAAACTCAAAGATGAGATTCGTTCTGTTTCCGCGCATAATGGATATGTAACGGAGAAAGAAGTTGAGAAGATGAAATATTTGAATCTTGTGATCAAGGAGGTTCTTCGACTACACCCCCCAGTTCCAACAATTCCACGACTATTGAGTGAAGATGTCCAATTGCATGGATATGACATAGCTGCCGGAACACAA GTGCTAATCAATGCATGGGCAATCCAACGAGACAATGCAGCTTGGGGACCAGACGCAGAAGAGTTTAGGCCAGAGAGACATTTAGATTTGCTTGTAGATTTTCAAGgacaaaatttcaaatatattccATTTGGTTCAGGGAGAAGGAGATGTCCTGGAATCAGGTTTGCATTAGCCTTGGTCGAAGTCACATTGGCTAACCTAGTGAAACGGTTTGACTGGAGAGTCGAGGTAGGAACAATGGGAGATAATAAGCCTGATCTAGCTGAAGCAATTGGTCTCGATGTTTGCCGCAAGTTCCCTCTCGTCGTATGTCCATCTTGTGTTTGA
- the LOC106380057 gene encoding protein RESPONSE TO LOW SULFUR 2-like, translated as MGKGGNLVTASEVEELRRKNGEMEKVVEQMKKEMLQLWRRTQVAEEAEERLCSQLAELEAESLDEARDYHSRIIFLVNELSRVSSSSSSSSSDLASP; from the coding sequence ATGGGTAAAGGAGGAAACCTTGTGACGGCTTCGGAGGTGGAGGAGCTACGAAGGAAGAACGGGGAGATGGAAAAAGTGGTGGAGCAAATGAAGAAAGAGATGTTGCAGTTGTGGCGGCGGACGCAAGTGGCGGAGGAAGCTGAGGAGCGTCTCTGCTCTCAGCTCGCCGAGCTTGAAGCCGAATCGTTGGACGAGGCTCGTGATTACCATTCTCGCATCATTTTCCTCGTGAACGAACTCTCTCGtgtctcttcctcctcttcttcctcctcctccgacTTGGCCTCGCCCTAG
- the LOC106382613 gene encoding pathogenesis-related thaumatin-like protein 3.5, giving the protein MGRSLVPMAVLVYISLLFSVSYSSTFVITNNCPFTIWPGTLAGSGTPPLPTTGFKLDVGQSVSIPSAQGWSGRIWARTGCNFDANGTGKCTTGDCGGKLECAGSGAAPPTSLFEITLGRSPGDKDFYDVSLVDGYNLPIVAFPRGGGLVGACNATGCVADINVSCPKELQVMGEEEEERGGVVACKSACEAFGLDQYCCSGQFANPTTCRPSSYSTVFKRACPRAYSYAFDDGTSTFTCQASEYVIIFCPGRVTRPSSQNSDPPSPPQNPYGQQPMAPPTLNPYGQHPMAPPSQNPYGQPMAPPTQDPFGQPMAPPTQNPYGQPMAPPTQNQYGQPVAPVTQNLPGPSQNPNGESTTPPPHDQFMMPPPVVNQDPDDRFVNPPIVDESQRAETGKVGKTHSSSDMLRPYPVLLLIGLSLIALRQSCTT; this is encoded by the exons ATGGGAAGATCACTGGTTCCCATGGCTGTTCTTGTTTATATCTCTCTGCTGTTCTCTGTTTCTTATTCCTCCACGTTCGTCATCACGAATAACTGTCCCTTTACAATCTGGCCCGGCACTCTTGCAGGCTCTGGCACCCCGCCACTACCCACCACTGGCTTCAAACTTGATGTGGGACAGTCCGTTAGCATTCCCTCGGCTCAAGGCTGGTCAGGTCGAATATGGGCCCGAACCGGCTGCAACTTCGACGCCAACGGTACAGGAAAATGCACCACCGGCGACTGCGGCGGGAAGCTGGAGTGTGCCGGCAGTGGCGCAGCCCCTCCGACTTCCCTTTTCGAGATTACTCTCGGTCGCAGTCCCGGTGACAAAGATTTCTACGATGTTAGTCTCGTTGATGGGTATAACCTCCCCATAGTTGCTTTCCCGAGAGGCGGTGGATTGGTTGGAGCTTGTAATGCCACGGGATGCGTTGCTGATATCAACGTTAGCTGTCCGAAGGAGCTTCAGGTGATgggagaggaagaggaagagagaggaGGGGTTGTTGCTTGTAAGAGCGCTTGTGAGGCCTTTGGATTGGACCAGTACTGTTGCAGCGGTCAGTTTGCTAATCCAACCACGTGCAGGCCGTCTTCTTACTCTACCGTCTTTAAGAGAGCTTGTCCTAGGGCTTATAGCTATGCCTTTGATGATGGGACTAGTACTTTCACTTGTCAAGCTTCTGAATATGTCATTATCTTTTGCCCTGGCAG GGTAACGAGACCAAGCAGCCAAAACTCTGATCCCCCTAGCCCGCCTCAGAATCCATACGGCCAACAACCTATGGCTCCACCAACACTGAATCCATACGGCCAACATCCTATGGCTCCACCGAGTCAGAATCCTTATGGTCAACCAATGGCTCCACCAACTCAGGATCCTTTTGGTCAACCTATGGCTCCTCCAACCCAGAATCCATACGGTCAACCTATGGCTCCTCCAACTCAAAATCAGTACGGTCAACCTGTTGCTCCTGTGACTCAGAACCTGCCTGGACCAAGTCAGAATCCAAACGGGGAATCAACGACTCCCCCACCTCATGATCAGTTCATGATGCCTCCTCCCGTTGTAAACCAAGATCCAGACGACCGGTTTGTAAATCCGCCAATAGTGGATGAGAGTCAAAGAGCTGAAACTGGGAAGGTTGGTAAGACTCATTCCTCGTCTGACATGCTTCGACCTTACCCTGTCTTGTTGCTTATTGGACTCAGTCTAATTGCTTTGAGGCAATCATGCACAACATGA
- the BNAC02G41120D gene encoding uncharacterized protein BNAC02G41120D codes for MEVFGKSPMVSSANVIYLSAILGRDCDASHKCDWKCENENVFGNMYRCKLTGLTHVCDNNCNQRILYDNHTSLCRASGRVFPLSPAEEQAVRGVRRKLDNSESLPPTEGCSFKRRRRDVSQFKASPFERSFTAVSPICSPAGDGMDLS; via the coding sequence ATGGAGGTATTTGGAAAATCCCCCATGGTTAGCTCCGCCAATGTTATTTACTTGTCCGCGATTCTAGGCCGCGACTGCGACGCGTCTCACAAATGCGACTGGAAATGCGAGAACGAGAACGTTTTCGGGAACATGTACCGCTGCAAACTAACTGGACTGACGCACGTCTGCGACAACAACTGTAACCAGAGGATCCTCTACGATAACCACACCTCCCTGTGCAGAGCGAGCGGGCGGGTTTTCCCTCTCTCGCCTGCTGAGGAGCAGGCGGTGAGAGGTGTTAGGAGGAAGCTTGACAACAGTGAGAGCCTTCCTCCTACTGAGGGGTGTTCGTTTAAGCGTCGTCGTCGCGATGTGTCTCAGTTCAAAGCTTCTCCTTTCGAGAGGTCTTTCACTGCTGTGAGTCCTATCTGCAGCCCTGCTGGAGACGGGATGGACTTGAGTTAG
- the BNAC02G41130D gene encoding uncharacterized protein BNAC02G41130D: protein MKREYLDYILVPLGMGLMICYHLWLLHRIIHRPSSTVVGLNAFNRRLWVQAMMEDASKNGVLAVQTLRNNIMASTLLASTAIMLCSLIAVLMTSGTGERSVWFVFGDKSDQAFSIKFFAILVCFLVAFLLNVQSIRYYSHASILINVPFKQLMAVSSGGHSLMINQDYVAATVNRGSYFWSLGLRAFYFSSPLFLWIFGPIPMFITCCVLVSLLYFLDLTFDSMACSVEVADVEDTEIRSLAENV from the exons ATGAAGCGTGAGTATTTGGATTACATATTGGTACCATTAGGGATGGGTTTGATGATATGCTATCATCTGTGGCTTCTCCACCGTATCATTCATCGCCCATCTTCCACTGTCGTTGGCCTCAACGCCTTCAATCGCCGCCTCTGGGTCCAAGCCATGATGGAg GACGCATCTAAAAATGGTGTTCTAGCGGTTCAAACGCTAAGGAACAACATAATGGCGTCAACACTATTAGCATCAACCGCAATAATGCTGTGTTCACTAATCGCGGTACTAATGACTAGCGGTACAGGAGAACGATCGGTATGGTTTGTGTTTGGAGACAAAAGCGACCAAGCTTTCTCCATCAAGTTTTTCGCAATCCTTGTTTGCTTCTTAGTCGCGTTTCTTCTAAACGTCCAATCAATCCGTTATTACAGCCATGCAAGCATCCTCATCAATGTCCCTTTTAAACAGCTCATGGCTGTTTCTTCGGGTGGTCATAGTCTTATGATAAACCAAGACTATGTGGCTGCAACAGTTAACCGTGGGAGCTACTTCTGGTCGTTAGGACTAAGAGCGTTCTACTTCTCATCGCCTTTGTTCCTATGGATCTTTGGTCCCATCCCGATGTTCATTACTTGTTGCGTTCTTGTGTCGTTGTTGTACTTTCTTGATTTAACATTTGACTCGATGGCTTGTAGCGTTGAGGTTGCAGATGTGGAGGATACTGAGATTAGAAGCTTAGCTGAAAATGTGTAG